ATTAAAAGGGGCAATCACACAAAAGTCGATCTGGATGCCCACTGCATTTTTATTTCTCTGGCAGGCTACTCCCACAGCGGAGTCTGCCTTTTTCTTCTTCACCACAAATGAACTAGGCTTCTCGCCAGAGTTTTTAGGACGGGTTCGGTTAGTGACGAGTGTGGCATCCCTGGTTGGAATTTGGCTGTTTCAGCGATTTTTTAAGTCAGTCCCGTTTCGGACTATTTTTGCCTGGACGATGGTGATCTCTGCCGTTCTAGGCATGACGATGCTGCTCCTTGTTACCCACACCAATCGGGCTTTGGGGATCGATGACCACTGGTTTAGCCTGGGAGACAGCTTAGTTCTGACCGTAATGGGGCAGATCGCCTACATGCCTGTACTGGTCTTAGCCGCGAGACTCTGTCCACCGGGGGTTGAGGCAACTTTGTTTGCGTTGTTAATGTCAGTAACAAATCTTGCAGGTTTGCTGTCCTACGAGTTTGGGGCGGGGCTAATGCACCTGTTAGGCGTTACGGAAACCGATTTCACCAATCTTTGGCTGTTGGTAGTTATCACTAATCTCAGCACATTGTTACCGTTCCCGTTTCTGGTATGGCTTCCTGGGGCATCTTCTCAACCACTCCCGGTCACCACTGACGCTAGCTCAGGGGTGCTGCCTTCAGGCTCAGCAGTGACCCTAGAAACCGGGGCGATCGCCAACAGTGCGATTGAAAATCCGTTACGTCCAGAGCTTGTCGTCCCTTCAGGGCGGCAACCCATTGAAGAACCTGCCGATTAAGCGAGTCCATCTCTCAACCTAGTGCTTCAAAACGACCATGCAAACCGTTCCAGATCAATCCACTCAGGCAAAGGTGACCACTACTCCGGATGCCAACCCCTACAATTTGCAAGATTGGCAGAAGGGCTATCGGTCACTCAAACAAGAGCATGACTA
This Oscillatoria sp. FACHB-1407 DNA region includes the following protein-coding sequences:
- a CDS encoding folate/biopterin family MFS transporter — translated: MAILSPGFSRFKDSLTERVFFGHEPTPELMAILLVYFVQGILGLARLAVSFFLKDELGLGPAQVSALVGVAALPWMIKPLFGFISDGLPIFGYRRRPYLVLSGFLGALSWVSLATLVHTAWAAMIAIALSSLAIAVSDVIVDSLVVERARQESVSDAGSLQSLCWGASAVGGLITAYFSGFLLEHFSTHTVFAITATFPLIVSMVAGLIAESKVEYATDWAIVWNQVKQLKGAITQKSIWMPTAFLFLWQATPTAESAFFFFTTNELGFSPEFLGRVRLVTSVASLVGIWLFQRFFKSVPFRTIFAWTMVISAVLGMTMLLLVTHTNRALGIDDHWFSLGDSLVLTVMGQIAYMPVLVLAARLCPPGVEATLFALLMSVTNLAGLLSYEFGAGLMHLLGVTETDFTNLWLLVVITNLSTLLPFPFLVWLPGASSQPLPVTTDASSGVLPSGSAVTLETGAIANSAIENPLRPELVVPSGRQPIEEPAD